The proteins below come from a single Branchiostoma floridae strain S238N-H82 chromosome 5, Bfl_VNyyK, whole genome shotgun sequence genomic window:
- the LOC118415896 gene encoding protein FAM204A-like: MEGVLPADLLAVASDISSDEVASDTSSESSDSESRRDEPTNEKTADKVRSERWKKFNKIDSERVAVVKRMKRRRGGRRHRKRRKIATPPGDAQTYNSVPPPTCEDKPDPLDHLKPYMDLPKPPQSSGATPAPKSGLEEQMEKAIAEGKVGEAEELNEKLAEREMAVRITEAVRAREWKEDKDVDVKKRGHKKKKQLGWMFQAKQRWETKGAM, encoded by the coding sequence ATGGAAGGGGTGTTACCAGCCGATCTTCTTGCTGTAGCAAGCGACATTTCAAGCGACGAGGTTGCATCAGACACAAGCAGCGAGTCCTCTGACTCCGAGAGTAGGCGGGATGAACCAACCAATGAGAAAACAGCTGACAAAGTTCGCTCAGAGAGGTGGAAGAAGTTTAACAAAATCGACAGCGAGAGGGTGGCCGTGGTGAAGAGAATGAAGCGACGGCGCGGCGGAAGACGTCACAGAAAGCGACGGAAGATCGCCACGCCTCCTGGCGACGCGCAGACGTATAACAGCGTACCGCCTCCGACCTGCGAAGACAAGCCCGACCCGTTAGACCACCTGAAGCCGTACATGGACCTCCCCAAACCTCCGCAGAGTAGCGGGGCCACGCCGGCGCCAAAGAGTGGCCTGGAAGAACAGATGGAGAAGGCGATTGCGGAAGGGAAGGTCGGAGAAGCAGAAGAACTGAACGAGAAACTGGCGGAACGGGAGATGGCCGTACGTATCACGGAGGCCGTACGGGCGCGAGAGTGGAAGGAAGATAAGGACGTCGACGTCAAGAAACGCGGccacaagaagaagaaacagctGGGTTGGATGTTCCAAGCCAAACAGAGATGGGAGACCAAGGGTGCCATGTAG